DNA from Lemur catta isolate mLemCat1 chromosome 7, mLemCat1.pri, whole genome shotgun sequence:
TTTGGCCATTTGAGGGAAGAACTTGGTGACAGCAGAGCCACCCAGCTGATCTGGAagtgagctccctgtcactgGGAGCATGCAAACAGGAGTTAGGGTACCATGGCAGCTGAAATGCCAGGGATGAACAAAGTACTGTTGCAGctcagaggtgggaggtgggagctgGAGGGGGATGTCAGGGAAGCTTCTGAGTTGAGGCAGGAACTAGGTCTACTGGATGGGAAGGAGGTTGAGAGGCAGGGGTCGGGGCAAGGGCAAGGTCCCACAGTAACAGCCTGAACAAAGACAGGGGTGTGCATGGGCCCGCAAGCTCATGGCTACGGCTGGATGGCCAGTGGCTGGGGTTGGGGACGCTTGGAGAGGGGAGATGAGGATGGAGGGCAGGGTGCAGGATGTGGCGAAGGGTCCACTCCAACTCTGAGTAACTCCCTGCCTCCTGTCACCTTACTCCCCAAATCCTGGGAGATTACTGGGCTTTTCTGGGAGAACAAAATTCCCAGGTTAGGGCCTAACCTGATTCATCCTTCTGGCCCCACAGCCTGGCCAGGGGTTGGCAGTGGACGCTGGTGGAATGATGGATAGAACAATGCTTTATCTATTGTTTATTGAACCGAGGAATAGTCAGGTGCTGGCTTGGGCTGGTGGGGAAGACAGCTCTCACCGCCCTGTGGGCATCTCTGTGGGACCAGCCCGCCCAGTGCCCACATGGCCACTGATGGCTGGCTTCGCCCAACACCTCCAACACATGCCCAGGACACAATATTACAAAAGTGAACAAATGTgacccttttccttcttttacaaATGACGTTTCCACCCCCTGCCAGCAGGGGTGGGGCGTGGGGGTTGAAAGTGACAGTCCATTAAAAAGGCAACAACTTTTATAAAAGGAAGGCTAAGGAAAGCGCCCAGGGCTGGGGAACTGAGATGCCACCCTGGGGACAGAGCAAAAACATGGGTGGGGGAGACCCTGCCTCCTGCTGtggcagggtgggagggtgggagagtgAGATGGGCTGTTAGGCTCTGTTGGCCTCAGGGCCAGTGGGGACTGAATCCAGGAGGCCCTCGGAGTCACGGCCAGACAAGGCTCCAGGACTGCATCAACTCCCGGGGGGAGCAGCTAGAAGCAGTGTCTCAGGGAAAACAGGCACATTTCCAGTCTTGATGCTGGGGGACCTCACCCCAGGGCGAGAACCTGGCAGGGCTGGGAATGAAATGCCCTAAGCCTCCAAAGGCTGTGAAAGGTGAACTGACCATGCAATATAGCTGGTCACTGCGCCCGGAGACCCACTTCCAAGGCCCTTGCCTgtcctgcagctgctgctcctgggGATGACAGGGAAAGGGCACAAATGACAGCAAGGGGGAGGACTTACTAGAGAAGACAGGCAAGTGCAAAGGACCTGGGCTGGAAGGTAGGACAGTGGGTCCTTGTCATGCCTCTGCCACTGGAGGAACTCAGATTAGCATTTTtccttctctaggcctcagtttccccatctgtcccATGGGGAGGATGGACTTGATTTTCTCTCCAGTTCCTTCTGTAATTAAGGTTATACCCAGGGTCccaggggaagagaaaaggatgAACTGGCCTCATGGGCCCAGAGCAAAGAGGGGCTATGTCATAAAAGAAACTCATGCCTCTGAGTGACGGACCGTGGGCCCAAAGGGGACACTCAGCCCAGTGGACCTGAACTCTGCCCTGCAGTGGCAGCTCCCGCCCACCCTCCTGTCGTGGGTCAGGTCGGGCCAGGTATGTGAGAAGGCACTTGGGGGACAAGTGGGGAAGGGCAGCAGGAAGGGACCAGAGTCTGGTTTGGCATCAAAGTCCCTTTGCTCATGGTTTGGAGGGGCAACATGGACAAAGGGGCAAGACTTTGGCCCCAGGTCCACAGCCTCTCCCAGGTCCACAGCTCCTGCGCTGACGCCGCCACACAGGCTTGCAGATTCCCCGCTGGCACCGGCACATCGAAATATAAGTTACTCAGGACCTGAGCAAGCCCAGGGTGCAGTCTGTCATGTGGCCCCGGGCTACACCATTTGTCACAAGATGTCAGGGCTCCTGGCAGCAGATTCCCGAGTATCTACGCAGTGCAGGGCCACCTTggggctggagccaggctgccgGGGGTAGGCGCCCTCCCGCACCACGCGCCGGCACCGCACATCCTGGCCCACATTGATGCTCTGCAATGCCGGGAGATGGAGCAGCAGCATCTCAGGCAGGGGTACCAAGCCAGTGCCCGAAAGGTCCAGCTCCTGCAGGGAGCCCAGGCCCGAGAACACCTCAGTCCCTGCCCACTTGAGCTTGGGGTTGTTGGACAGGTCCAGGACCTGCAGGCCCGGTAGCTCGCGGAAGCTATAGGGCGCCAGCTGGGGGAGCCTCTGCAGGCTGGCCAGCGACAGGTGTGTAAGGCCCGCCAGCCCCGCGAAGGCACCTGGGCCGATGGCACCCAGGGGGTTCCCATCCAGGCTCAGGTAGCGCAGGGGCAAGCCTTGGAGGTCGGGCACGGTGCGGAGCCGGTTCCAGGCCAGGTTCAGGCTCTGAATGGTGGGCGCGGGTAGGGCGGCCCCCGCGGGGTGGGGCACGAGGCGGTGAATGAGGTTGTGGGAGAGGTCCACGTGCAGTGCCCGGGCCTGGCTGTGGGTAGTGAAGGCAGACACTGAGACCTCCCGGAGCCGGTTGTGGCTAAGGTTCACGTCACTCAGGGGTGAACTGGTGAAGCTGTTGGCCGGCAGGGCCGCCAGGCCATTATGGCTGAGGTCGAGCGACTCCAGGTAGCGAAGGCGGGAGAAGGCGGTGGGCGAGATGCTGCTGAGCAGGTTGTGGCTGAGATCCAGGCCAGCCAGCGTGGTATagcctggccctgccaacaccgACTCGTTCACCGTCTCCAGCCGGTTGGAGGACAGGTCCAGGTGGGCTGTGTCCAGGGGGATGGGCACGGGCACGATGTGGGGGCCCAGGCCGCTGCAGTCCACCCGTGTCAGGCTGAAGCTGTCGAAGAGGCCGAAGGTCTCCACCTCACACTGGCACCCGGGGAAGCATGGCCGGGTTGTCTGGGCTCCACTCACGgccagcagtagcagcagcagggGCCACGGCATGGTGGGGGCTAGAAAGAGAGCCACAGGGGAGGTGTGACAGACGGTTGTAACCCCACCCCATGAGACAGGTGCCAATGTGTCTAGACACAGCTGAAAGTTGCCACAGTCCCGTCCTGGAGTGCTTCCTGGAGTACTGCTCCTCATAATCCTAGTCCCTGCTGCCCtcaggcctcagtctccccacctgTACGGTAAAGAGTTTAGGCCAGATTGGTGGAGTTTACGCTGGAGCAGCAGATGGAAGCAGCCTGCTCGGTCTGGGGTTGGGGGACCTGGGGCTCTCCATGCCTGCTCACCATCCCTGCCGTAGGGTGTTAAGGAACCCAGTTCCAGACCCAGGCCCCACCAGGGAGGGGCTCGCAtcgtaggggttagggttagggtgctcCATTCTCCTGGGCTGAGCTCCTGTTACATGCTGGGTGCTGTGCTAGCTGTCTCATGGCAcgatctcatttaaccctcacaagcACCCTGGAAAGCAGaagtttctttctccatttccccAAGAGGGAACTGAGCCTTAGGTTAAGAAACTTTCATACAGCAGCTAAGTGGAGTGGCAGTGGGTGGGGCACAGGGGAAGCGTGGCCCACTGCTGCAGCCTGGCAGTGGCTGGGCCAGGCCTGAGCCCCACACTCCAGCCTTCCAGACCAGGGCTCTCTCCTGGCGGTGGGGCCTGCAGTGActgccccacctcccccaaccccacccccttGGCTGGTCCTCCAGAGGAGGGATCCTCCCTTTTAATTGTGTCTAGGTGCCCAGATGGGCTCTGGGGATACCTGTCCCAAGTTCCTTTCCCCCTTGCCCTGCCCCCTACCCCCAGCTGATATAGCTGTTACACCTCTTTAGCCTGTCCTTTATCCTTGGTCAGCCAGCTGGCTGGTTCCTCCATTATACAGAtgaaacagagactcagagaggatAAGGGCCTTACCCAAACTATCATAGTAAAAAGCAGggcaggattagaacccaggccCAATCAATTCTAATTCTTTTATTCACATCTGCTGCCTCTAGCAGGCCTGGCAGGGTGGCTGGTGGAGAGACAGGGTCCAGGAGGGGCTTTTCTCCCTGACGCATGCTATGATACAAGCAACTTCCCCTCCCTGGACCTCGGTTTCCCTCTCTGTACAATTACAATGGTAGCTGCCACagatgccaggcactatgcctATGTTGTCACATCTAATGGTCACAGCCACCCATAACTCTGTTGGACTCAAAGCCTGCGTTTATGTCCACTACTGGTGCTCAGTGGTGCTCACGTGAGGATGAGGGTTGAGCAGTGGGAGCTCCTAACCGGACAGTTCGGAGTCTGTGGCTACCCTGCCCTGCACGGCAGCCCCGAGCCTGGGAGATGGGAGCAGGTACTGAGCCTCTGTCCAGGGGGCTCTTCATCTGGGtggccctgctctgtgccccctGCCGTCCTGCCCAGCCCTCCCACTGCCCTTCGGAAAGcgggtggggaaagggagggacgggtggggagggagcagcagGATAGCGTTACCAGCCCTACATGAAACTTTAAAGGACCAGCCACTTGATCTGCACTCTGCTgtgcctgggggcagggagaagtggggctcttccccccttccctctccatgtgagcccctcctctcccacccctttCTTTTGTAGAGGCCAATTTGAGGATTAAACCCGGCCCAGGTGCATCCTGGGCTTggccccagctgaggcaggacaGAGTGTTCCAATGTCTGgaaccaaaaggaaaatattaagttGCTTCAGGCCCCCTTTGTTCCCCTGGGTGAGCTCCTCACTGCAGGGTTCGTTACCACCAGGGGCCCCACCTCCCCTGCTAAGCCGACCTGCTCATACCCACCCTTCCTGGGGTTTAAACAAACACCACAAAAGGCCCCCAGATTCCCCTTTGGTTCCCAGAGGTGATTATACAAGGCGCCTGTGAAACGCCAAAGCCTCTCAGGAGCTCTGCTTATGTAACTGGCAGTCCAAGCCCAGCCCAAATGCTGCCCCGCCAGGGGGGCCTCTCACTGCCTTCTCTAGGCCTCGGCCTTGTCCTCCGCACCACAGGGTGGCAAtttctgccctgccctccccacttaAGTTGATCAGCCCTCACTGAAATGCACTGCCAGCTGTGAGGAGCTCGCGGGAGCGCAGGGTGGCCATCCCTGGCAGATGCAGAACTGAGGCAGTGGAGAACAGCTGGTGTCAAGGGGGCGAGTATAGGTGGGGACCACCTGGGTAATTGTACATTAGTGCCCCCAGGGCACTGGACCAGGCTCCCTGCTCAGCCTTGCAGGGTGGACACCTCTCCTGgggcccctgctctgtgccaggcctgtgcccagggctgggccttTGCAGCAGAAGCACCAGCGGCAACAGAGCCAGGCCTCACTGTGCGTTGCGTCCATGAGGCCAGCAGCCTCATCCCCATTTCAGAGTAGAGGAGCTGAGGATCAGAAAGAAAGGTGGCAGAGCCACCCTGACCAAGAGTCCCTTGCTAAACTGTGCAACTCTGGGAAGTTAGGGGTGagttaaaatggagataacaaccCCTTCCTCAAgcggttgctgtgaggattagagGTCACATGCGTAAGATGCCAGCACAGAGCCAGGACACCGACAGGCACACAGTCAGTAGGTAGATGGGGTCCCCCAGATGGGAACACAGGGACCAACGCTGCCTCCTTCACCACACTCCACACAGTGGCTgacagggaggtggcagggctaCTGTGCACAGTAATGAGACAAGTCCTGGAGGACAGTCAGGAGCCCGAAGTCATAGTTCCTCCCTGCTCTGCAGTGAACTGTCCGCATCTCT
Protein-coding regions in this window:
- the TSKU gene encoding tsukushi isoform X2, which encodes MPWPLLLLLLAVSGAQTTRPCFPGCQCEVETFGLFDSFSLTRVDCSGLGPHIVPVPIPLDTAHLDLSSNRLETVNESVLAGPGYTTLAGLDLSHNLLSSISPTAFSRLRYLESLDLSHNGLAALPANSFTSSPLSDVNLSHNRLREVSVSAFTTHSQARALHVDLSHNLIHRLVPHPAGAALPAPTIQSLNLAWNRLRTVPDLQGLPLRYLSLDGNPLGAIGPGAFAGLAGLTHLSLASLQRLPQLAPYSFRELPGLQVLDLSNNPKLKWAGTEVFSGLGSLQELDLSGTGLVPLPEMLLLHLPALQSINVGQDVRCRRVVREGAYPRQPGSSPKVALHCVDTRESAARSPDIL
- the TSKU gene encoding tsukushi isoform X1 produces the protein MILSKGHTSNFHSSFLRARLMWALRIFPEECWAPAGSPLAKATSKRGSKGITWGRGLTEEVSPAQGFEITPTMPWPLLLLLLAVSGAQTTRPCFPGCQCEVETFGLFDSFSLTRVDCSGLGPHIVPVPIPLDTAHLDLSSNRLETVNESVLAGPGYTTLAGLDLSHNLLSSISPTAFSRLRYLESLDLSHNGLAALPANSFTSSPLSDVNLSHNRLREVSVSAFTTHSQARALHVDLSHNLIHRLVPHPAGAALPAPTIQSLNLAWNRLRTVPDLQGLPLRYLSLDGNPLGAIGPGAFAGLAGLTHLSLASLQRLPQLAPYSFRELPGLQVLDLSNNPKLKWAGTEVFSGLGSLQELDLSGTGLVPLPEMLLLHLPALQSINVGQDVRCRRVVREGAYPRQPGSSPKVALHCVDTRESAARSPDIL